One region of Psychrobacter sp. DAB_AL43B genomic DNA includes:
- the gspK gene encoding type II secretion system minor pseudopilin GspK, whose amino-acid sequence MPSMPVMPMKADSQRGVALLTILLLVVSITVVAGAMLASQKIAIRRSGLLFDQNQLLQDINAGQQLAVTMIRADAKLNDTDSEQDIWAQPIPLYTLGLHSIGIEMRDEASRFNINNLYHNGAVDAVALEVFQRLLTQLNLAPDIAIAVLDYQDADSEVYLDGGDESTVYAQQSNNSADKNLPNQSLVNIDQLQNVKGVNAEVLAALRPYITVVPYYLPININTTSPVLLAALIDGATSQQMQTVVDLRAKQVFESIDDIWQLPMLSALDEKQRKALTPLLAVDSQAFMALITATDNADIGQARQRYATIMISKTAANDEVENNNSSNDSANNADKNTKSADNKKPKDVKVVSQRLWAFRPIF is encoded by the coding sequence ATGCCAAGCATGCCAGTTATGCCAATGAAAGCCGACTCTCAGCGCGGGGTAGCGCTGCTCACTATTTTGTTATTAGTGGTAAGCATTACGGTGGTCGCAGGAGCAATGCTTGCCAGCCAAAAAATTGCCATTAGACGCAGCGGTTTACTGTTTGATCAAAATCAGCTATTACAAGATATCAATGCCGGTCAGCAATTAGCCGTTACGATGATTCGTGCTGACGCTAAGCTGAATGACACCGATAGCGAGCAAGATATTTGGGCACAGCCTATACCTCTTTATACGTTGGGTCTACATAGTATTGGCATTGAAATGCGTGACGAAGCCAGTCGCTTTAATATCAATAATTTATATCATAATGGAGCCGTTGATGCTGTAGCCTTAGAAGTATTCCAAAGGCTTTTAACCCAATTAAATTTGGCGCCAGACATTGCCATTGCCGTCCTTGATTATCAAGATGCGGACAGCGAAGTGTATCTTGATGGCGGTGATGAAAGTACGGTTTATGCTCAGCAGTCCAATAACTCAGCGGATAAAAACTTACCCAATCAATCATTGGTCAATATTGACCAGCTGCAAAATGTGAAGGGTGTAAATGCTGAGGTATTGGCGGCGCTACGACCTTATATCACAGTCGTGCCGTATTATTTACCTATTAATATTAATACAACAAGTCCAGTCTTGCTTGCTGCTCTGATAGACGGCGCAACCAGCCAACAGATGCAAACCGTCGTCGACCTAAGAGCAAAGCAAGTATTCGAATCTATCGATGATATATGGCAATTGCCAATGTTGAGTGCTTTAGATGAAAAGCAACGAAAAGCACTAACGCCATTGCTAGCGGTTGATAGCCAAGCTTTTATGGCGCTTATCACTGCCACTGATAATGCAGATATTGGGCAAGCAAGGCAACGTTATGCAACTATTATGATTAGCAAAACTGCAGCCAACGATGAGGTGGAAAATAACAATAGCAGTAATGATAGCGCCAACAATGCTGATAAAAATACTAAAAGTGCTGACAATAAAAAGCCCAAAGACGTTAAAGTGGTTTCCCAGCGCCTTTGGGCATTTCGACCAATTTTTTAA
- the gspI gene encoding type II secretion system minor pseudopilin GspI encodes MMNNEKAKPTYINRKPTLSKYENGFTLIEVMVALAILAVVAVAASRASSAYLSSVDILRTRTLAHFVAQNAAADLRIQDTWLTANRTQTINAQGRDWLVKMTVSDAITPALKEVNIAVAPIIDGQTRTVVTDINIMLSNAEQDIGSLDLTDSNPNGGSL; translated from the coding sequence ATGATGAATAATGAGAAAGCCAAACCTACCTATATAAACCGAAAGCCAACTCTATCAAAGTATGAAAACGGATTTACCCTGATTGAAGTGATGGTTGCTCTAGCGATTTTAGCGGTCGTTGCCGTTGCTGCAAGCCGTGCCAGTAGTGCTTATCTGAGCTCAGTCGATATATTACGGACGCGCACGCTTGCACATTTTGTTGCGCAAAACGCTGCAGCTGATTTACGGATTCAAGATACGTGGCTGACTGCTAATCGCACCCAAACGATTAATGCCCAAGGTCGTGATTGGCTAGTAAAGATGACAGTCTCTGATGCTATTACCCCTGCATTAAAAGAGGTGAATATCGCCGTTGCTCCTATTATAGATGGTCAGACGCGTACGGTAGTGACCGATATCAATATTATGCTAAGTAACGCTGAGCAAGATATTGGTAGTTTGGATTTGACCGACTCAAACCCAAATGGAGGTAGCCTGTGA
- a CDS encoding TatD family hydrolase: protein MFTDSHCHLNRLDLTKYDGQLSGAIAAMKEANVTRAMAIMCDFAEYDEIANIVKTYGDETLNLGMSVGIHPCEDISVLQSATVERLIETANADYVWAIGETGLDYYWSTENKKAQQASLARHIHASQSLKKPLVVHMRDAKEDTIDILKAEGAEHGIIHCFTEDWETAKRALDLGFYISFSGIVSFKSAQNIKDAAKNMPRDRILIETDSPYLAPVPKRGRPNEPAYVPYVASCIAEMYGCSAEEVGTLTAKNFENLLAQYH from the coding sequence ATGTTTACTGATAGCCACTGTCATCTTAACCGTTTAGATTTAACCAAGTACGACGGTCAATTGTCCGGCGCGATTGCTGCGATGAAAGAAGCCAATGTCACGCGAGCGATGGCGATTATGTGTGATTTTGCGGAATATGACGAGATTGCCAATATCGTCAAGACTTATGGCGATGAAACGTTAAATCTCGGTATGAGCGTCGGTATTCACCCTTGTGAAGACATCAGCGTTTTACAATCAGCGACGGTCGAGCGTCTGATAGAAACTGCTAATGCCGATTATGTGTGGGCAATAGGGGAGACGGGGCTAGATTATTACTGGTCAACGGAAAATAAAAAAGCGCAGCAAGCCAGCCTTGCGCGTCATATACATGCCAGCCAAAGCCTAAAAAAACCGCTGGTCGTCCATATGCGTGATGCCAAAGAAGATACGATTGATATTCTAAAAGCAGAAGGTGCTGAGCATGGCATTATTCATTGCTTTACCGAAGACTGGGAAACGGCAAAACGCGCCTTGGACTTAGGGTTTTATATCTCATTCTCAGGTATCGTTAGCTTTAAAAGTGCACAAAATATCAAAGATGCGGCAAAAAATATGCCTAGAGACAGAATATTGATCGAAACCGACAGTCCCTACTTAGCCCCTGTACCCAAACGTGGCAGACCTAATGAGCCTGCCTATGTACCCTACGTCGCCAGTTGTATTGCAGAGATGTATGGCTGTAGTGCGGAGGAGGTTGGTACGCTGACTGCAAAAAACTTTGAGAATTTACTAGCACAGTATCACTAA
- the gspJ gene encoding type II secretion system minor pseudopilin GspJ has product MKSQHGFTLLELMVAMAIFAMLAVAGWQVFDSVNRARERAQFHADNLAVLQYAYLQLQQDMGQIIPYQALSTQNANASNINNSNNSANGSSQENAPQPVPEPFMSLDGEHISFVRFADPDPRYQSSPSVQHVEYIFADERLIRRQYTSIGGGSDSISLDSILLEGVTAGRWQAYLPEMSTEFPNKDSNNTSANTQSGQGAASANAQPKIVLLPKGIAINFTYQDMPITWQWALAPQPIPNSSANKNSAPNNANGNGNSNDSDNNSSSGNNDTNNDSSNGTSNNNTANDNVDNNNSGNKI; this is encoded by the coding sequence GTGAAATCGCAGCATGGATTTACCTTACTTGAGCTGATGGTCGCCATGGCGATATTTGCGATGTTAGCAGTGGCAGGCTGGCAGGTATTTGATAGCGTTAATCGTGCTCGAGAACGTGCGCAATTTCATGCGGATAATTTAGCCGTTTTACAATATGCTTATTTGCAGCTACAACAAGATATGGGGCAAATCATTCCTTATCAAGCATTAAGCACTCAAAATGCCAATGCTTCAAATATCAATAATTCAAATAATAGTGCGAATGGTAGCAGTCAAGAAAATGCGCCACAGCCTGTGCCTGAACCTTTTATGAGTTTGGATGGTGAGCATATCAGCTTTGTCCGTTTTGCTGATCCTGACCCCCGTTATCAAAGTAGTCCTAGTGTGCAGCACGTCGAATATATTTTTGCTGATGAGCGCCTCATTCGCCGTCAATATACCAGTATAGGCGGAGGTAGTGATAGCATCAGTTTGGATAGTATTTTGCTTGAAGGCGTGACAGCGGGGCGCTGGCAAGCCTATTTGCCAGAAATGAGTACAGAATTCCCTAATAAAGACAGTAACAATACCAGCGCCAATACCCAATCTGGGCAAGGAGCAGCTTCAGCCAATGCTCAGCCTAAGATCGTACTATTACCAAAAGGTATTGCCATCAATTTTACTTATCAAGATATGCCGATTACTTGGCAATGGGCGCTTGCTCCTCAGCCAATACCGAATAGCAGTGCCAATAAAAATAGTGCTCCTAATAATGCTAACGGCAACGGTAATAGCAATGATAGCGATAACAACAGCAGTAGTGGCAATAACGATACCAATAATGATAGTAGTAACGGCACGAGCAATAATAATACAGCCAATGACAATGTAGACAATAATAATTCAGGGAACAAGATTTAA
- a CDS encoding GspE/PulE family protein — MPAQKYSIVIDLRWCLDELLADKVIDQRGYNLVITSRRNKAQHPLLTISEFGLPNGHALDNNPEDKLTLAWLNQWLAAKADMPLVRIDPLKVDVPAVTQLMSFEYARSQHILPIEVTLNEVVIGTDQPFYTDWHANIEKLIKSKSYRTVFINPEQINRYRQEFYQVTQAIAGANSIHKRAASDITNVEALLQLGDNTNPDANDQHIVKVVDWLLQYAFEQRASDIHLEPRRETGKVRFRIDGVLHSVYEMPLAIIVAVTARIKILGRLNVAEKRKPQDGRLKTRTPKGLETELRLSTMPTAFGEKLVMRVFDPEVLVRSFAQLGLSGKQLETWHELTAHPNGIILVTGPTGSGKTTTLYSTLKQLATEQVNVCTIEDPIEMIEPAFNQMQVNPGVDLHFADGIRSLMRQDPDIIMVGEIRDAETANMAVQASLTGHLVLSTLHTNDAPSSITRLHDLGIQPFLTSATILGVMAQRLLRTLCPHCKQAVNVTADSEIAIQWQELVQPWRAPVPAQIYKAQGCEHCRHTGYQGRVGLYEIMPLSNELKKLVAADANLDVLKQQAYREGVQPLRLSGAKRISEGLTTMEEVMRVVPLH; from the coding sequence ATGCCTGCTCAAAAGTACTCGATAGTGATTGATTTGCGTTGGTGTCTCGATGAATTGTTAGCAGATAAAGTCATCGATCAACGTGGCTATAATCTAGTGATTACCAGCCGCCGCAATAAGGCGCAGCATCCGCTACTGACTATTAGTGAGTTTGGCTTACCAAATGGTCATGCGCTTGATAATAATCCTGAGGATAAATTGACGCTGGCATGGCTCAATCAATGGTTAGCTGCCAAAGCAGATATGCCGCTTGTCCGTATTGACCCGTTAAAGGTTGATGTACCAGCAGTGACGCAGTTGATGTCGTTTGAATATGCACGCTCACAGCATATTTTGCCGATTGAAGTGACGCTTAATGAAGTCGTTATCGGTACCGACCAGCCTTTTTATACCGACTGGCACGCCAATATTGAAAAACTCATTAAGTCAAAAAGCTATCGCACGGTATTTATTAACCCTGAGCAAATCAATCGCTATCGGCAAGAGTTTTATCAAGTCACGCAAGCGATTGCTGGTGCTAATTCTATTCATAAACGTGCAGCGTCTGATATTACCAACGTCGAAGCACTATTGCAGCTCGGCGATAATACCAATCCCGATGCCAATGACCAACATATCGTTAAGGTGGTCGATTGGCTGTTGCAATATGCCTTTGAGCAGCGCGCCAGTGATATTCATCTAGAGCCACGACGAGAGACAGGTAAAGTTCGCTTTCGTATTGATGGGGTGCTACATAGTGTCTATGAGATGCCACTGGCGATTATCGTGGCGGTGACGGCACGTATCAAAATTTTGGGACGGCTCAATGTCGCCGAAAAACGTAAACCGCAGGATGGACGATTAAAAACGCGCACACCAAAAGGATTGGAGACTGAGCTGCGTTTATCTACTATGCCTACTGCGTTTGGCGAAAAGCTAGTCATGCGAGTATTTGATCCTGAGGTACTGGTACGCTCCTTTGCGCAGCTTGGCTTGTCTGGCAAGCAGTTAGAGACGTGGCATGAGCTGACAGCTCATCCTAATGGCATTATTTTGGTGACAGGCCCGACGGGTTCGGGTAAAACGACCACCTTATATAGTACCCTCAAGCAATTGGCGACTGAGCAGGTGAACGTCTGTACGATTGAAGATCCGATTGAGATGATTGAGCCCGCCTTTAACCAAATGCAGGTCAATCCAGGGGTGGATTTGCACTTCGCTGATGGTATTCGCTCTTTGATGCGCCAAGACCCTGATATCATTATGGTTGGTGAGATTCGTGATGCTGAAACCGCTAATATGGCAGTGCAAGCGTCCTTAACGGGGCATTTGGTGCTCTCAACCTTGCATACCAATGATGCGCCAAGCTCAATCACGCGTCTACACGATTTAGGCATTCAGCCGTTTTTGACATCAGCGACGATATTGGGCGTGATGGCGCAGCGACTGTTACGGACATTATGCCCGCATTGCAAACAAGCAGTAAATGTCACTGCAGATAGTGAGATTGCCATTCAATGGCAGGAATTGGTACAACCATGGCGCGCGCCCGTGCCCGCACAAATATATAAAGCGCAGGGCTGTGAGCACTGCCGCCATACGGGTTATCAAGGTCGCGTTGGTCTATACGAGATCATGCCATTATCAAATGAGCTAAAAAAACTGGTCGCTGCTGATGCAAACTTGGACGTACTTAAGCAGCAAGCTTACCGCGAAGGCGTACAGCCACTGCGTTTATCTGGTGCAAAGCGCATTAGTGAAGGGCTAACGACCATGGAAGAGGTCATGCGAGTAGTGCCTCTGCATTAG
- a CDS encoding TetR/AcrR family transcriptional regulator — protein MSRQHQFKIREENILAMAEQLLLESGDGDITLDSLADQLDLAKGTLYKHFSSKDELYLRIIIRYEEQLFEINRIDDCPSAGVARMIFQQLFNPQKAMLLNQIEERLAASVTGLNRLFGELYDIRRQRMKRLIDIISAYLKDEHSSLSTRDYLSSIWAMGQGGAGLLNSSFYQRYLGRRDTLRYAFVQQVLELPSHYPAADDEVMDEDMQELVEQIDTESEEHRNANY, from the coding sequence ATGAGTCGTCAGCATCAATTCAAGATACGAGAAGAGAATATCTTAGCAATGGCAGAGCAATTGCTACTTGAGTCAGGCGATGGTGATATCACTTTAGACAGCTTGGCAGATCAGCTTGATTTGGCTAAAGGCACACTTTACAAGCATTTCTCTAGCAAAGATGAGCTTTATTTGCGTATTATTATTCGTTACGAAGAACAGCTGTTTGAGATCAATCGCATTGACGATTGCCCATCGGCAGGTGTCGCGCGTATGATTTTTCAGCAACTGTTTAATCCACAAAAAGCGATGCTACTCAATCAAATCGAAGAGCGGTTAGCCGCATCAGTGACGGGTCTTAATCGCTTGTTTGGTGAGCTTTATGATATTCGCCGTCAGCGTATGAAGCGTTTAATCGATATTATCAGTGCTTATCTAAAGGACGAGCACAGCAGTTTGAGTACGCGTGATTATTTATCGTCTATTTGGGCGATGGGTCAGGGCGGTGCTGGGCTATTGAACTCAAGCTTTTATCAGCGTTACTTAGGACGCCGTGATACTTTGCGCTATGCCTTTGTCCAGCAAGTGTTAGAGCTGCCTAGCCATTATCCTGCCGCTGATGATGAGGTAATGGATGAGGATATGCAGGAATTGGTAGAGCAAATTGATACCGAGTCAGAAGAACATCGTAATGCCAATTATTAG
- a CDS encoding prepilin-type N-terminal cleavage/methylation domain-containing protein, with protein MSKPSSPITHHHTQAGFTLVEIVVVVVILSIFAGMMSLSVGSSESRKNRAFYEHLTDSLSYVRLLSAERMQPMGLSLQANKQGQVTPVIVTLSNPYVAYQTDASTSSSRDSTPKNSMELSADLSSMSSAIEDKLPTPSWEVESEVTLPELPAGVSLNVQSLDAGNVSSTGQTQALQPWFTDQTVPQVLWFGTGQAAPVTIEVRHNSRLVGEVITIMPDGSMSIGQGQ; from the coding sequence ATGTCAAAACCCTCATCACCAATAACACATCATCATACGCAGGCTGGTTTTACACTGGTCGAAATCGTAGTAGTAGTGGTTATTTTGTCCATATTCGCTGGCATGATGAGCCTGTCAGTGGGTAGTAGTGAATCGCGTAAAAATCGCGCTTTTTATGAGCATCTGACTGATTCATTGAGCTACGTTAGGCTGTTGTCGGCGGAACGTATGCAGCCAATGGGTTTGAGTCTACAAGCGAATAAGCAAGGTCAAGTTACCCCTGTTATTGTCACTCTATCCAATCCTTATGTTGCTTATCAAACGGACGCTTCCACGTCTTCTAGTAGAGACAGTACACCTAAAAACTCAATGGAGCTGTCCGCTGATTTATCCAGTATGTCTAGTGCGATTGAAGATAAATTACCAACGCCAAGCTGGGAGGTTGAGTCAGAAGTTACCTTGCCTGAATTGCCTGCTGGGGTGAGCTTAAATGTGCAAAGCCTAGATGCTGGTAACGTCTCAAGTACAGGACAAACACAAGCGCTGCAACCTTGGTTTACAGATCAAACGGTACCGCAAGTATTATGGTTTGGCACAGGGCAAGCAGCGCCGGTGACCATTGAAGTGCGCCATAATTCGCGTTTGGTGGGTGAAGTCATTACGATTATGCCAGATGGCAGTATGTCGATAGGGCAAGGGCAATAA
- a CDS encoding TetR family transcriptional regulator, translating to MSSREQKKLQTRHAFFNAVLDLCMTGQSFSSISLRQVTREVGVVPTAFYRHFDDMESLGRALVIEELGGTLATLSESLHIGRKRSFERQIAKSIQLFLYMVSEQPCYWQFLVSERYGGSDAVRKAINELIKKHGQSLAEDLALQPAFTHINTYDRRLLAEAGVNMFFSWIIDWLELSYTEDHDDEVDLAEIEDKKQLMLHNCTRQAQMLFYGAYNWKSTEETHLSD from the coding sequence ATGAGCAGTCGCGAACAAAAAAAACTTCAAACTCGGCACGCTTTTTTTAATGCGGTGCTCGATTTATGTATGACAGGACAGTCTTTTAGCTCTATCAGCCTCAGACAGGTCACGCGTGAGGTTGGCGTAGTACCGACCGCATTTTATCGCCATTTTGATGATATGGAATCACTCGGTCGCGCCTTGGTCATCGAGGAGTTGGGCGGTACGCTAGCAACCTTAAGTGAGAGCCTACATATTGGGCGCAAACGCAGCTTCGAGCGTCAAATTGCTAAAAGCATTCAACTGTTTTTATATATGGTCAGTGAGCAGCCCTGCTACTGGCAGTTTTTAGTCAGTGAGCGCTATGGCGGCTCAGACGCTGTACGTAAAGCCATCAATGAGCTTATCAAAAAGCATGGTCAAAGCTTAGCAGAAGATTTGGCGCTCCAGCCTGCTTTTACCCATATTAATACCTATGACCGTAGGCTACTGGCTGAGGCTGGGGTTAATATGTTCTTTTCTTGGATTATTGATTGGCTAGAGCTGTCTTATACTGAAGACCATGACGATGAAGTTGATTTGGCTGAGATTGAAGATAAGAAGCAGCTCATGCTACACAATTGCACGCGCCAAGCACAGATGTTGTTTTATGGCGCTTATAATTGGAAGTCTACTGAAGAAACGCATTTAAGCGATTAA